In Neoarius graeffei isolate fNeoGra1 chromosome 9, fNeoGra1.pri, whole genome shotgun sequence, one genomic interval encodes:
- the fkbp7 gene encoding peptidyl-prolyl cis-trans isomerase FKBP7 produces MCKMSERCFLCFILCVQGLGAFLGVICAAESPDEVQIEVLFLPESCTQKTKKGDLLHAHYDGYLAKDGSQFYCSRSTKDGEPHWFVLGVGEVIKGLDLGLKDMCPGEKRKITVPPSLAFGEKGKGPVPPNATVIFNVDLLHVRRGPRSIDAFKEMDLDNDQTLTKEEVREHLKMEAKKLNVQKEESYFNDVVTDIFHRNDQDADGTLSMKEYNVYEHDEL; encoded by the exons ATGTGTAAGATGTCTGAGCGCTGCTTTCTCTGCTTTATTCTCTGTGTTCAGGGTCTCGGTGCCTTTCTCGGTGTGATCTGTGCAGCAGAATCACCTGATGAGGTTCAAATAGAGGTTTTATTCTTGCCGGAAAGCTGCACCCAGAAAACGAAGAAGGGGGATTTACTGCACGCTCATTATGATGGATATCTGGCTAAAGACGGGTCTCAGTTCTACTGCAG TCGCTCAACTAAAGATGGAGAGCCTCACTGGTTTGTTCTTGGGGTTGGGGAGGTCATCAAGGGCCTGGACTTGGGCTTGAAAGACATGTGTCCTGGTGAGAAGCGAAAGATCACAGTACCTCCTTCATTGGCATTTGGTGAGAAAGGGAAAG GTCCTGTTCCTCCTAATGCAACCGTGATCTTCAACGTGGACCTTTTGCATGTGCGACGAGGACCACGCAGTATAGACGCCTTTAAGGAAATGGACCTCGACAACGACCAGACTCTTACAAAAGAAGAG GTGAGAGAACACTTAAAAATGGAAGCAAAGAAGCTAAATGTGCAGAAAGAAGAGTCCTATTTCAATGATGTTGTGACCGACATCTTCCACAGGAACGACCAGGATGCTGATGGAACTTTGTCCATGAAAGAGTACAATGTCTATGAGCATGATGAGCTTTAG